From Humibacter ginsenosidimutans, a single genomic window includes:
- the glyA gene encoding serine hydroxymethyltransferase, which yields MTVSPTFNAPLSEVDPEIAEVLNLELGRQRDYLEMIASENFVPRAVLESQGSVLTNKYAEGYPGRRYYGGCEFVDIAENLAIERAKSLFGAQFANVQPHSGASANAAVLSAIAQPGDTILGLELAHGGHLTHGMKLNFSGKLYNVVSYGLDPETFRVDMDVVREKALEHKPKVIIAGWSAYPRHLDFAAFRAIADEVGATLWVDMAHFAGLVAAGLHPSPVPYAHVTSSTVHKTIGGPRSGFILTNDADIAKKINSNVFPGQQGGPLMHVIAAKATAFKLAATDEFRDRQERTIRGAQILAERLTASDAKEVGVDVLTGGTDVHLVLVDLRTSQFTGKEAEDRLHEVGITVNKNAVPFDPRPPMVTSGLRIGTPALATRGFGDEEFTEVADVIALALKPDADIPALRARVKKLTDAFPLYPGLGPSGFPVESVELASSIEN from the coding sequence ATGACCGTTTCCCCCACCTTCAACGCCCCGCTGAGCGAGGTCGACCCCGAGATCGCCGAGGTGCTGAACCTCGAGCTCGGCCGCCAGCGCGACTACCTCGAGATGATCGCGAGCGAGAACTTCGTTCCGCGCGCGGTGCTCGAGTCGCAGGGCTCCGTGCTCACCAACAAGTACGCGGAGGGCTACCCCGGCCGTCGCTACTACGGCGGATGCGAGTTCGTCGACATCGCCGAGAACCTCGCCATCGAGCGTGCCAAGTCGCTGTTCGGCGCGCAGTTCGCGAACGTGCAGCCGCACTCCGGCGCGTCCGCCAATGCCGCCGTGCTGAGCGCGATCGCGCAGCCGGGCGACACCATCCTCGGCCTCGAGCTCGCGCACGGCGGCCACCTCACGCACGGCATGAAGCTCAACTTCTCCGGCAAGCTCTACAACGTCGTCTCGTACGGCCTCGACCCCGAGACGTTCCGCGTCGACATGGACGTGGTGCGCGAGAAGGCGCTGGAGCACAAGCCGAAGGTGATCATCGCCGGCTGGTCCGCCTACCCGCGCCACCTCGACTTCGCCGCATTCCGCGCGATCGCCGACGAGGTGGGGGCCACCCTGTGGGTGGACATGGCGCACTTCGCGGGTCTCGTCGCCGCCGGCCTGCACCCGTCCCCCGTGCCGTACGCGCACGTCACGAGCTCCACGGTGCACAAGACGATCGGCGGCCCGCGCTCCGGCTTCATCCTCACCAACGACGCCGACATCGCGAAGAAGATCAACTCCAACGTGTTCCCCGGCCAGCAGGGCGGCCCGCTCATGCACGTCATCGCCGCGAAGGCGACGGCGTTCAAGCTCGCGGCGACCGACGAGTTCCGCGACCGTCAGGAGCGCACCATCCGCGGCGCGCAGATCCTCGCCGAGCGGCTCACGGCATCCGACGCCAAGGAGGTCGGCGTCGACGTGCTCACCGGCGGCACCGACGTGCACCTCGTGCTCGTCGACCTGCGCACCTCGCAGTTCACCGGCAAGGAGGCGGAGGACCGTCTGCACGAGGTCGGCATCACCGTGAACAAGAACGCGGTGCCGTTCGACCCGCGCCCGCCGATGGTCACCTCCGGCCTGCGCATCGGCACGCCGGCACTCGCGACGCGTGGCTTCGGCGACGAGGAGTTCACCGAGGTGGCCGACGTGATCGCGCTCGCCCTGAAGCCGGACGCCGACATCCCTGCGCTGCGCGCACGCGTCAAGAAGCTGACGGATGCCTTCCCGCTCTACCCGGGGCTCGGCCCGTCGGGCTTCCCGGTCGAGAGCGTCGAGCTCGCGTCGTCGATCGAGAATTGA
- a CDS encoding SIS domain-containing protein, whose product MTDTARTGAEHTTREIAQQPRVWREVSSSVAEQRARIDEFLTRVVPANARIVLTGAGTSAFIGEILAPGLARVLGRRVDAVATTDIVADPRAVFAEDLPTLLVSFARSGRSPESVAATQLADQLLTTVHHLIITCDTTGDLFQVHSQRADDLVLVTPEGTNDQSFAMTSSFSSMLLTALLAFAPALAGTVDAAAGAGDWALSQGQAVPLHAADTAYDRIVYLGSGPLTGLARESALKLLELTAGRIVGVHDSSLGFRHGPKSILDDRTLVVVYVSSDPYTRQYDLDIIAELHTTSGKHDVIAVVADGTTADAPEIDGVQTWALPGIDELPDEVLALPYVVFAQTLALGQSQRLGITTDNPFPSGDVNRVVKGVRIHQLG is encoded by the coding sequence GTGACTGACACCGCCCGCACCGGAGCCGAACACACGACGCGCGAGATCGCGCAGCAACCTCGGGTCTGGCGCGAGGTGAGCTCATCCGTGGCGGAGCAGCGCGCGCGGATCGACGAGTTCCTCACGAGAGTCGTGCCCGCCAACGCCCGTATCGTGCTGACCGGAGCGGGAACGTCGGCCTTCATCGGCGAGATCCTCGCCCCGGGTCTGGCGCGCGTCCTCGGCAGGCGTGTCGATGCCGTCGCGACGACCGACATCGTCGCCGACCCGCGCGCGGTCTTCGCCGAGGACCTGCCAACGCTTCTCGTCTCGTTCGCCCGCTCCGGCCGAAGCCCGGAGTCCGTCGCGGCGACGCAGCTCGCCGACCAGCTGCTGACGACGGTGCACCACCTCATCATCACGTGCGACACCACGGGCGACCTCTTTCAGGTGCACTCGCAGCGCGCGGACGACCTCGTGCTCGTGACGCCGGAGGGCACCAACGATCAGAGCTTCGCGATGACCTCGAGCTTCTCCTCGATGCTGCTCACCGCGCTGCTCGCCTTCGCTCCGGCGCTCGCAGGCACGGTGGATGCCGCGGCCGGCGCCGGCGACTGGGCTCTGTCCCAGGGGCAGGCCGTTCCACTCCACGCCGCCGACACCGCATACGACCGCATCGTGTACCTCGGCAGTGGACCGCTCACCGGACTCGCGCGGGAGTCGGCGCTCAAGCTGCTCGAGCTCACCGCAGGCCGCATCGTCGGCGTGCACGACAGCTCGCTCGGCTTCCGGCACGGCCCGAAGTCGATCCTCGACGACCGCACGCTGGTGGTCGTGTACGTGTCGTCCGACCCGTACACGCGGCAGTACGACCTGGACATCATCGCCGAGCTGCACACGACGTCAGGCAAGCACGACGTGATCGCCGTCGTCGCCGACGGCACGACGGCAGATGCGCCGGAGATCGACGGCGTCCAGACGTGGGCGCTGCCCGGCATCGACGAGCTGCCCGACGAGGTTCTCGCGCTGCCGTACGTGGTGTTCGCGCAGACGCTCGCGCTCGGCCAGTCGCAGCGCCTCGGCATCACCACGGACAACCCCTTCCCCAGCGGAGACGTGAACCGGGTCGTGAAGGGCGTGCGCATCCACCAGCTCGGCTGA
- a CDS encoding ROK family protein, whose product MTTLGPGAAVLAFDVGGTDMKAALVDETGVLRDTVRVPTPLANGETGDRVVAEVAALAEQFAKRHPDVHPAAAGLLVPGHVDDVHGIGVFAENLGWHDYPFRERAEAALGLPVGFGHDVRGSGEAEHRLGAARGFDDVVVVTIGTGIAAALFIGGKLYTGGGLGGEIGHDRVAEGPMCACGGRGCLEAVSSAAAIARRYSLRTGQEVAGAKEVLERKRRGDANAAASWNSALDALALGLSHVVALLAPQAIVIAGGLSEAGEELLQPLRERLDGILTFHRRPQLIKATIGGDAGLYGAALTARDVLNGDDA is encoded by the coding sequence ATGACCACACTCGGACCCGGCGCCGCGGTGCTCGCGTTCGACGTGGGCGGCACCGACATGAAGGCCGCCCTCGTCGATGAGACTGGCGTGCTGCGCGACACCGTGCGCGTACCGACTCCGCTGGCGAACGGCGAGACCGGCGACCGTGTCGTCGCCGAGGTCGCCGCGCTCGCGGAGCAGTTCGCGAAGCGCCATCCCGATGTGCACCCGGCGGCCGCCGGACTCCTGGTGCCTGGGCACGTCGACGACGTGCACGGAATCGGCGTGTTCGCCGAGAACCTCGGCTGGCACGACTATCCGTTCCGCGAGCGGGCGGAAGCCGCGCTGGGCCTGCCGGTCGGCTTCGGCCACGACGTGCGCGGATCCGGCGAAGCGGAGCACCGGCTCGGCGCCGCACGCGGATTCGACGATGTGGTCGTGGTGACGATCGGCACCGGCATCGCCGCGGCCCTGTTCATCGGCGGAAAGCTCTACACGGGAGGCGGGCTCGGCGGGGAGATCGGCCACGACCGGGTGGCCGAGGGCCCCATGTGCGCGTGCGGAGGACGAGGATGCCTCGAGGCCGTCTCCTCCGCCGCCGCCATCGCTCGTCGCTACTCGCTCCGGACCGGCCAGGAGGTCGCGGGGGCGAAGGAGGTGCTCGAACGCAAGCGGCGCGGCGATGCCAACGCCGCGGCATCCTGGAACTCCGCCCTCGACGCGCTGGCTCTCGGGCTCTCCCACGTGGTCGCGCTGCTCGCACCACAGGCGATCGTGATCGCCGGCGGGCTCTCGGAGGCCGGCGAAGAGCTGCTGCAGCCGCTGCGGGAACGGCTGGACGGCATCCTCACGTTCCACCGCCGCCCGCAGCTCATCAAGGCGACCATCGGCGGCGACGCCGGCCTGTACGGCGCCGCACTGACCGCCAGAGACGTCCTGAACGGAGACGACGCATGA
- a CDS encoding class II fructose-bisphosphate aldolase, translating into MTLTPTGDLIADAASRHVGIGAFNVLHLETAEGIVAAAERADLPVILQISENCVTYHGSLEPIALACLALARESSARVAVHLDHAEDERLALQAIDLGFGSVMFDASKLDYDANVAATRRVTEYAHRHGIVVEAELGEIGGKDGAHAPGVRTDPDEAVAFVAATGVDALAVAVGSSHAMTTREASLDLDLISRLHSALTVPLVLHGSSGVADDVIAAAIRAGMTKINVSTHLNGFFTRAIRDYLEENPTVVDSRKYLSAGRAALSSEAERLLELFAHQSEGRSA; encoded by the coding sequence ATGACCCTCACTCCCACCGGTGACCTGATCGCGGATGCCGCGAGCCGCCACGTCGGTATCGGCGCGTTCAACGTGCTGCACCTCGAGACCGCCGAAGGCATCGTCGCCGCGGCCGAGCGCGCCGATCTCCCCGTCATCTTGCAGATCTCCGAGAACTGCGTCACGTATCACGGCTCGCTCGAGCCGATCGCGCTGGCCTGCCTCGCGCTCGCGCGCGAGTCGTCCGCCCGCGTGGCCGTGCACCTCGACCACGCGGAGGACGAGCGGCTCGCCCTGCAGGCGATCGACCTCGGCTTCGGCTCCGTCATGTTCGACGCCTCCAAGCTCGACTACGACGCCAACGTCGCGGCGACGCGCAGAGTGACCGAGTACGCCCATCGGCACGGCATCGTCGTGGAGGCCGAGCTCGGCGAGATCGGCGGCAAAGACGGCGCGCACGCGCCCGGGGTGCGCACCGATCCCGATGAGGCCGTGGCCTTCGTGGCAGCGACAGGGGTCGACGCGCTCGCCGTCGCGGTCGGCTCGTCGCACGCGATGACCACGCGCGAGGCATCCCTCGACCTCGACCTGATCTCCAGACTGCACTCAGCGCTGACCGTGCCGCTGGTGCTGCACGGCTCCTCGGGCGTCGCCGACGATGTCATCGCCGCCGCCATCAGGGCAGGCATGACCAAGATCAACGTGTCGACGCATCTGAACGGTTTCTTCACACGCGCCATCCGCGACTATCTCGAGGAGAATCCCACGGTCGTCGACTCCCGCAAGTATCTGAGCGCCGGCCGCGCCGCACTCAGCAGCGAGGCCGAACGTCTGCTCGAACTGTTTGCGCACCAGAGCGAGGGGCGGAGCGCATGA
- a CDS encoding DeoR/GlpR family DNA-binding transcription regulator — MNRADRLRAVLDLLAETGQIEVDDIVERLGVSPATARRDLDALASQQLLSRTRGGATGQSVAYDLPLRFKKGQNAAEKLAIAQAASALIPRGSVVGLCGGTTSTAVATALGSRPDVAEPSTRPTLTVVTNAINIAAQLLMRPQIKVVMTGGVVQPRSYELVGPYTDSVLAQITLDFAFIGVNGLDPKLGPTVHDEHEAAVNALMAQRAERAVIVADSSKIGRRAFASVAEPGAFDTLITDDGITTSQRTAFEEAGLRVIVA, encoded by the coding sequence ATGAACCGCGCCGACCGGCTTCGCGCCGTGCTCGATCTGCTGGCCGAGACCGGGCAGATCGAGGTGGACGACATCGTCGAGCGGCTCGGGGTCTCCCCTGCCACCGCGCGCAGAGACCTGGACGCCCTCGCCTCGCAGCAGCTCCTGAGCCGTACGCGAGGCGGCGCCACAGGGCAGTCGGTGGCCTACGACCTGCCGCTGCGCTTCAAGAAGGGGCAGAACGCCGCCGAGAAGCTCGCGATCGCCCAGGCAGCGTCGGCGCTGATCCCCCGCGGGTCCGTGGTCGGGCTGTGCGGCGGCACGACGAGCACCGCGGTGGCGACCGCACTGGGCTCTCGACCCGACGTCGCGGAGCCGTCCACGCGCCCCACCCTCACCGTCGTGACCAACGCGATCAACATCGCCGCCCAGCTGCTCATGCGCCCGCAGATCAAGGTGGTCATGACCGGCGGTGTCGTGCAGCCTCGGTCATACGAACTGGTCGGCCCTTACACCGACTCGGTGCTCGCCCAGATCACGCTCGACTTCGCGTTCATCGGCGTCAACGGGCTCGATCCGAAGCTCGGCCCGACCGTGCACGACGAGCACGAGGCCGCCGTGAACGCACTCATGGCGCAGCGCGCCGAGCGCGCGGTCATCGTCGCCGATTCCAGCAAGATCGGCCGTCGTGCCTTCGCCTCCGTGGCGGAGCCAGGCGCGTTCGACACCCTCATCACCGACGACGGCATCACGACGTCGCAGCGCACCGCTTTCGAGGAGGCGGGGCTGCGGGTGATCGTGGCCTGA
- a CDS encoding sigma-70 family RNA polymerase sigma factor, with protein sequence MSSHAATRRLERAGDAELVTLTRKGDTDAYAMLFRRHASAATSVARSVTSTFEPDDLVSEAYTRILQALKAGNGPTAAFRPYLFTTVRNIAASWGRSGKDAVPLEPVELEALAVEADPTLAELDRSLTAQAFRTLPPRWQEALWYSEVEGMQPAELAPLLGVRAQAAAALCYRAREGLRQAWIRAHLNSAHLEPECAWTVERLAARSRGRLGKRDRARVDAHLDTCAKCAMAAAEAEETGSRIALVLLPLVLGSGAAAAYAASVKAGLVVGAGAGGATAAGVGTFGASAAGAQGAGSAGAGASSGSSSGGLSGGAGVLIGVVAGVVVVAGAVAGVLVATAPGHGSDASPAVQQDSFGSSKAGDSSSSPDVSVPGASPSATPAPTADPGRDSSTGPDQTPSTANQNSSSTPASSNPASTPSGTTSSPAAPPTSSPPSSPGTPSTPAPVPPAPPTITADTGDGRYLPVVSGSALPDATVTVSGGGATATVRADASGAWRVTDAFGDFPAGAGTVSASQTDAEGLSSATASVSFSLSAPQLSVTGIGSSHSPLMTVRVTGVPGARIQVLVDGVSQRISSLDGSGQHSYLIALRRGTHDIAVRYADGSGRLGPSTHTTVTVGP encoded by the coding sequence ATGTCATCGCACGCCGCCACGCGCAGACTCGAGCGCGCAGGTGACGCCGAGCTCGTCACGCTGACGCGCAAGGGCGACACGGATGCCTACGCCATGCTCTTCCGCAGGCACGCGTCGGCCGCCACCTCGGTCGCGCGCTCCGTGACCAGCACGTTCGAGCCCGACGACCTCGTCTCGGAGGCCTACACGCGCATTCTGCAGGCGCTCAAGGCGGGCAACGGGCCGACCGCCGCGTTCCGCCCCTATCTGTTCACGACGGTGCGCAACATCGCGGCGTCGTGGGGGCGTTCGGGCAAAGATGCTGTGCCGCTGGAGCCCGTCGAGCTCGAGGCGCTGGCCGTCGAAGCCGACCCCACGCTGGCCGAGCTCGACCGCTCCCTCACCGCGCAGGCGTTCCGCACGCTTCCGCCGCGCTGGCAGGAAGCGCTCTGGTACAGCGAGGTCGAGGGCATGCAGCCCGCCGAGCTCGCGCCGCTGCTCGGCGTGCGCGCGCAGGCCGCAGCAGCGCTCTGCTACCGGGCGCGAGAGGGCCTGCGTCAGGCCTGGATCCGCGCCCACCTGAACTCCGCGCACCTCGAGCCGGAGTGCGCGTGGACGGTGGAGCGCCTCGCCGCGCGCTCACGAGGGCGCCTCGGCAAGCGGGACCGCGCGAGAGTCGATGCGCACCTCGACACCTGCGCGAAGTGCGCCATGGCCGCCGCCGAGGCGGAAGAGACCGGCTCGCGGATCGCGCTCGTGCTGCTGCCGCTCGTGCTCGGTTCCGGCGCGGCGGCCGCGTATGCGGCGAGCGTCAAGGCCGGCCTGGTCGTCGGAGCCGGAGCCGGCGGTGCCACCGCTGCCGGAGTCGGCACATTCGGGGCGAGCGCGGCGGGCGCCCAGGGAGCAGGATCCGCAGGGGCGGGTGCCTCGTCGGGCTCGTCCAGCGGAGGCCTCAGCGGCGGAGCCGGGGTTCTCATCGGCGTCGTCGCCGGCGTGGTCGTGGTGGCAGGCGCCGTCGCCGGGGTGCTCGTGGCCACCGCGCCCGGGCACGGCTCGGATGCCTCGCCCGCCGTTCAGCAGGACTCCTTCGGCTCCTCAAAGGCGGGCGACTCGTCCTCCAGCCCCGATGTCTCGGTGCCCGGAGCGTCACCCAGCGCCACACCCGCCCCGACCGCCGATCCTGGTCGAGACTCGAGCACCGGCCCTGACCAGACCCCGAGCACCGCGAACCAGAACTCCTCGTCGACCCCTGCGTCGTCGAACCCGGCGTCCACTCCGAGCGGCACGACCTCCTCCCCTGCGGCGCCTCCGACGTCGAGTCCGCCCTCGTCGCCCGGCACCCCGAGCACCCCGGCCCCCGTGCCGCCTGCGCCGCCGACCATCACCGCCGACACGGGCGACGGCCGCTATCTGCCCGTCGTCTCGGGAAGCGCGCTTCCCGACGCGACGGTGACCGTCTCGGGAGGCGGCGCGACCGCCACGGTGCGTGCCGACGCGAGCGGTGCCTGGCGGGTGACGGATGCGTTCGGAGACTTCCCGGCAGGCGCGGGCACGGTGAGCGCCAGCCAGACCGATGCCGAGGGCCTGAGCTCGGCGACGGCATCCGTCTCGTTCTCCCTCTCCGCACCGCAGCTCAGCGTGACCGGCATCGGATCGTCGCACTCGCCTCTGATGACGGTGCGGGTCACCGGTGTACCAGGCGCGCGCATACAGGTGCTCGTCGACGGGGTCTCGCAGAGAATCAGCAGTCTGGACGGCTCCGGACAGCACAGCTACCTGATCGCGCTGCGCCGAGGCACGCACGACA